Within Raphanus sativus cultivar WK10039 unplaced genomic scaffold, ASM80110v3 Scaffold0810, whole genome shotgun sequence, the genomic segment atgtgttatttgttttagaaagtagattatgcccaacgtagttataagaatagtcataaagaatatttatgtatatgtctatgacttatctacctaatgttattagtactaataaaattaatattgccaatgaaagtatactgatcaatttaaaatgaattgtatagggtaattatagtacaattaatatttttaatattcttagtatatatcttatctaaatcgacatgtaataaatgtaaaaatcatatatggaatatagacaaaaagaagaactgtatttaaggaaatacatcaatgcaaagttagactatggtacgtattatatataaagaatgagacatttaatttaaatatatgaggtacacctttaaaaatccacctagaaaaagttgtaatgttcctgttttaataagatagatgtttatataaaaaagacTCGTTAGTTTAGTGCACATCATGGGCTCTATTTAAAGCTCAAGAAGCTTTGCTTCAAACATCAAAACAACTACACAAGTACAGTCTTAAGGACTATAGCATTGTCTTTTGTTTGGTGTATGTACTGACAATCACCGCGATGGGAAACAAACGTGTGGTTTTGGCCCTAGCAATGTGTCTCGTTATCTCAAGCTTCCATGAGATTTCTTGTCAGCAGGTAAGCAAGCCACAATCAGAtacatttttcttaattaacTTACAAAACTACTAAAGAAGGAATAAGAAGACGAATATCAGAATTCAAATTGACTTGCATGcatggattttgttttgtttcaggttGGCGGAAGCAGGGAATTTGGAACCTTAGAGGGTCAAGAATCTGAATGTACACAATATATCTTTgacgaacttaatatttttgttatccTAACGTCGATATACAAATAGCAATTGTATTAAATTTGGGTCTTGTTTGGTTGCAGCTAATGTCCAAACCTTCGAAGGGAAAGCGACATCATCTGTGTCTCACTCACTCGAAGCTGAGGTAAACCTAGGACATTCTTTTGAtgtttataagttataactcaATTATaggtttaaaacaaaatttatggGAGATTTGGTGGTACATTTTTGGCACGTCTTAAATATTTAGAGGTTCATTAATTCTTAAAGAAAACTTTTGGTTTGTGAACTTCCGTTTATGTATAGTATGAAGCTGCTGGTAGTTATGAAGCGGGTCGAAGTTCGAGTAGCTTGGACGACACCAAACGTGGTATAGTGGATACAATCTATTCAGATTGAATAAAAAGGCCTTGTAGATCCGTTATGTTGTTAATATGATTGTCCTTTTCGATTGTAGGATTTAATAAAAATGCTGGATCTGAAGCTGAATTAATGGACGCTTCTGAAACTGGTAAGAGGTTCTATTCCACTTGGTTTCTCGAAGGCACAGTTGTTGTGGATATGAAaacatttttcttatatgttgttcaaattttcaatttagGTGGTTCCTATCAAGAGCAGGTGAAAGAGCTTCAACAACGCCATAGAGAAGGTAACTTttatctatatatgttttcttagaAAACCTTGAAACCTTCTTGGTGCATGAAGTGATATATTGATGAGTTGGAAAGGCCTAAAGAGTTCTATTCCATCTAATAACTGCTCCCATCAGTGGCGGTCCCAGCAAGAAATTTATGTGggttcaaatataaaaaaaatatttaaatgtgtcAGCTGGTTGAATCGAACCCAGTATCTGTGGGTTCAGTAATGCCATTTCCAACCACTGAGCCACGGTTTAACAATGCAAAGTAGCTTACCAactgaaatttatactatttttgCGGTGTCAGTTGACCCCACAACCTCTCAAGTGGGTCCGCCCCTGGCTCCCATGTTCCATTTCGATCCTAGCTTCGGCATCTAGCAGAACTGTTGTAGAAGAAGAAATCACAGAGGAAAAGAGTAAGGTGGAAACACGTGGAAATACATTCCAAGGTACAGTTTGAgatgatataattttataacaattaataattgtttgtattaaaaaaaaattatctagagATTTAATATAATTTGCTGAAGCTTATTTGTTCATTTCTTAATTCCAGGGGGTGAACGTACAGGTGACGGAAGTGACATAAACCAAAATTACCTATGTAATAACTCAATGTTCTCACTTGCTTCTTTATATGTTAGTTAGATCTCTCTTGCAAAAGAGTTCTTAGTTCAGTAAGTAATCTGATTTGCATATATCATGCATTGTCACAGCTGAGCAAAACCGAGGGTTCATGATAAAGGAACCGACAATAACTAGAAATGAAGGTATAAATATAATCTTCCTATTCTCAAGGCAATTTTAAGAGGGTAATCAGATCATCGTGATCTATATAATTAGTTATCTTTTTCAGCTGGATCAATGGGGAGTCATCAACATTATGAGACGAAGCAAGAGTCAACTGAGGATCGTCTAGAGTATCATGAGTCGAGGACTAGCAGTAGTGGCTCAAGCAGTGGCTCAGGGATTCGTGGATCTCTACCAACTGGACAGTCAGGTTTGTGTCCAATAAATCTTTTAGTTTGGACGTACcaacattaatataaaaattgagaGAAGGAAATGATCCCAGTTAAGGTTCTTAATTACAACTATGTCGTATAAGAAATTTTGCTACCTTATTAAGTATTTAGCAAGAAATATGCTCAAATTCGTTTCGTATTAATCTCTAAAATGCCTTAATTACAAGAAACTCAGAATAGcttaatttttgttgttgtgggcATGCAGGTCGATGGCGCTGTATTAACCAAGACAATAATGGTGGTAAAGGAGACGATTCTATAGAGATACCAAACTATGAGTTCAATGACATCATCAAGGAAGAATCCATCGAGGTAATGCTCAGGCTTGGAGAACATTTTTCACTAAATATAgacaataatattatttttgacatCGTATAGACAATAATATTATTGGGATCAAAAGAAGATATTTTAGTAACATCACAATCATTGTGTTAACTTTGAAATGTAGGGATACTCGTCAAAGACCTCTAGTCTAATAACATCGCTGACCGAGATGGTTGATAAGCATAAGAAAAGACAATGGACAGATGTAAAAACAGGAAAGGTTTCTACAACGGTAACATCAGAGAAAATAAAACAGCTAAAAATGACCCTGAAAAAGTATGTTGGTCTAAACGTAAGTGAGCTCGTGAACCATTCGGATTACGAGAAGATACTTACGATGGCTTCACAGTATGAGGAACTGACTGCAGCTAAGGAAACCTACATATGGAGGCTGGCCACATACGGGACTGTGATAAAAGAAAGTGTAAAGACCTCTCGGCGAGTGGAAACTGTGCAACAGCGTGTCACATTTTACCAAAACATGGTCTCAGAGAGGCAGAAAAGGGTGGATTCTGAGTTGGAGCTAGTCAAAGAATTGGCTCAAAAAGGAGACAACTTGGCCGTCCAAATATTCGCTATGAAGAAGGCGGTGTCGAAGCTTGAGGCACGGAAGAAAAAACTTGAAATTCAATTCCAGATGAGTGTTGAGAATCTATCAAGCGTTCTAGAAGAATCGACTCATGCATACGAGCAGCATCGTGTGGTCGTTCGCGAGTGGAAGGAGGTGCAAGCATCTGAGACTTATTCGCGTGAGACCGTCCAAACGGCACATGGTTTATGGGTTCAGTTTCTCAAAACTATTACTTGAAACAAAAATACTTTTTGTGTTGTTCTTTCTCTTTTGATTTACACGctttttatcttatgttttatgtcTCCTTGTCATTGTGTTTCAATAAAATCTGCTTAAATTTGTTTTCGGCTAAGATCATATATGGAATAATTTCATCATTATATACTAAATcaataaacttattttattaatttaacgCCAAAAATATATCATGCCATCATGGCTTTGAACTACTATGAGTAAAACACCCTGAGTTGTGAACAATATAATCTACTAATTTAGGGTTTTATTTTATCACTGTTAAGAGGTTGTCATTTAAGTTTTAGACCTAATCAAAATTTACTAGTATcaacaaaaatttaatttattacttaCTTAATTCCAAcaaaattacttaaactaaaCCGACcttacattaattaatttttttttggacaaacattaaaatatttttgtcataCTTATGTTTCCAATACTAATTAGATAACCAGAATACGTGTTCTAACAGTGGctagaagataaaataaaatatgatttcaattttttaagaatgaaaactaaatatatatattgtcatacttatgtttccaatacttttcatatttttttacatttttaaatttcagtttatattttttctataaaataaggATAAAACATGTTCAGAATTGCCAAAAATATGAGAAATCCTAAAGGGACAAACAAAAGTTGAGAGTGTCtcttttttaaattttcccTAACTTTTAattatcttcaaaaaaaaaatacatataactTTTAACTCATTATCTAACTGTACATCTAATATTTAACTCATTCATCATTTATCACAAAGTTACATTTCCTTACATCCAAACACATAATAAAAgtgtttatattttgtatataagaTTACCTAAAGTCatacatttaaattaaatatgctgtaatttaataaataatgtacGTTGATATATAAtgtgttttcaattttttaaaaaaatctatatatatatctattaaaGATCTACCTACAATAATTTAGGCAGAATATTCTAACCACATTTGTATCAATTTGATCGAATATAACCAGTTTTAATCTTTAGCTAACCAGATATTATGTACATTAATATTGGAAATTCTAtatcttaataattataaaaaccaATTTggttatatttaatttattttatttagatctAAACGATGAAAATTCATAGTACATTTTTAGAatttcttttcttatatttcaaatttgttatGCTCTAACTTCCAATCTATATTTTCAGAGTAACCCGCGCTGATCTATACGGATTTCAGATTTTCAGAGTTAGAAAATTAAATCTTAttgatattttacaaattttggttcggatttggtTCAGATTGAATTCGAGTTTATATACCTattttaattaagtatttttaacaaaaatccaaatatactCAAGTCctcaaaatctgaaaataaaataatataaaacatcaaaatttgaaataatgtaAAACGAGATATtcaaatttacataaaaattggtcaaatttaaatatttgaatgacgaacaaataaatatattagtattttgaaaagttaatgttatttttagatatttacttgtgactatgttgataatttttagacattttcatatttttaaatatctaatagatattaaatttaaaataattaatatattatttaaatatatagttctGATTTAGAAATTttggtatccaaaatattttagtttggatTAGATTCGAGTCTGGTTATCTAGATATTGAACTTTTAGATCCATCTGAGTACTTAATCAGTTTTACTTTGTGTTTAGTATTACTTTTAAATCTAGTTCAATTTGGTTCGGTTCTTCGGATCCATATATTTTACCCATACTTACTTTTTCTACTAATataaagcaaaataaaataaatgtaaaataaatatttttggctTATTTAACATACATAATTATTGAATTATACTTTAAAAGTACCAATAAAAATTGTTGAATGGTGTGTCAATACGATTGGGTATGTTACAAAATTGACGTAGTCTATAATCAATAAcgtttattttcttataaaaaattattggtAACTATTATAAAACACAATAAAATAGAATGAAATGGGTTAGATAGAGTTGCGTGTAAAATAATGTGATCTTTTCACTTGGAACCCGTATTCTATTTTTCAATCGATTTCACGAAGTTTCTTTCCTTTTAGAGCTTTTatgatttctgatttttttctagCAATCTGATTATGTTCTAATTCTTAGTCTGATATAAAAGCTTCGTATATTTGGTTAAACTAAAGATCCGACTTTAAGTGTGGTGTTTTTTTTACCTCAGTTTTCCTAATTCATAACCAATCACAATTATTTGTTGTTTTCGTGTGAAGAAACCTCAATCATGGCCAAGGTCAGAAAAATACGATACTTTCAAtttcttaaaacattttttccagtattttagttgatgtgaatcttaatgattttgtatttttttaaatgatattatttgaTAGTTGTATTTcattaatacaaaatttaaaaatgcatGAACTAAAAGTGAGCTGATTACAAAAAGAAATAGTGTTTGAAGTTTGCGGTGGAATTAAAAAAACAGTGTGTAAACTCATTAATTGTCAAATGATTGTGATGTAGATATGTCAGCATAGTAAAATTGAAATCGATGTAAGGTTGATACGTGGAGAATATAGTGTGTACACATTAAtgacaaatgtttttttaatatataggagatatacatattcttttttaaacaaaaatattaatcataatttttaatacaaaatttctAGAGGACAATTAAGTATGTATTGTTTCCAATAATacattttgataattataatgTTGAAAAATGTAAAGAACTCGAAACTAATAAACttgataaacaaaatatttggttaaaattattaaaaatttaaattatttaaagcaAGTATTTTGTATAATGTGAtgtaaaacaaaatagaaaatcaaaaaaaaattctatgaaaaaataaacagatatattaaaattattaaaaatgagtGCTTTATATTACACTCATTGGTGGAGAAATGTTTACAAGGTATAAAATAATGTTAGCGTGCAACATGagataataaaaaacatattaggTACATGATTATGCATATTGACAACACATGTGTCGGCCTCAACTCAATCatcaacatttttatatttataaaggAGAGCATCAAATTCAAAATCAGTATCTCAAGACGTTGACTAATGATATATTTTACACTTTACCAAAATATACGATTTGGTAGTAGTGATCATCGCATTACTGATTTTCATCAGCAAAGAAGTTCCCAGAACGTGGataaacttttcttttaatatttaacatGGACAAGATAAGACTCTAATGTTAATTTTAATAGCTTTAATGGATCTTCCTTTTCAGAATTTAAACTTCTTAAAAGTTTCTAAGCTGAACCCACATCacgttaattatattaattttgtttcaagTCTTATTCGATCGATGATGTGTTCTCTATATCTTTTTCTATGGTGTTTTCCAGTTGAACTAAGGACACAACTGATTCCAAATTCAAACTTTTATCTTTATTATtccaaaataaaagttttttgaaaaaaattcttCAAGGTAAAATAATGTTAGCCTAAGGTAAAATAACGCATGAGGGTTGGACTTGTTCGTAAGCAGCAGGAACgtggaatatatataaaaataaaaccacgagaatctatcttattaaaacagaaacattataacttcttctaggtggatttttaagttggacatcacattattattcttaatctaacatttcatttaaatatttccttaaagagTTAGATATCAACCATCTATTAATTAACTCTACAATAAGATCTATGTCTTACATTATAtacatctattaaacaaaatatctattcttttcgttagagtatactcacattatcatatttatattatatcatagtacaaatataacaatctctctttttattatagtcaaatgaatacaataaacctctcttttattatagtcaaatgaatacgataaatgtctccaatattTACACGAGTCtgagttattaaaaataaaaatataaatagatagaaataaaaataaatattacacatgttattaaaaatataaatattattacacgagtaggttgacaaaaaattacaaaaattacacGAATCTTTAGCCAGTCATTATACAACTAAAccaattgattcaattaaccaaataactctCAACCTACAATATcggatttaaaaaacaattatttggcatcaaatactgataaatttttaaatttttaaatagcttgatacataacttttaaaactcaatactaaagatatcagaatatattttttgattctcaaataatcgaggtttactttgaatatacactgaatagaatatactaacgtatattcttatttcaaaaacatcaatttatacttttttaaaaaatcgattattgaaaaacctcttcaccaagttgagtctactatacctaaaatctcggttacaatcaaatattcacaatcaaattgccAGATTTGAAATatcatgaatatggaaaaccttcttctccaagtttattctattatatctaaaatctcGGTGTCAATAGATTTTATATTCattatatctaatttaataggttagaaaatattcaatTCCTCCTATTTAAAATGTGTGTACAAGTACTTGTCTTCGTATTTATCATTGGACATTCACAAAACATTCAGAAAAAACTCCCAAAAAAcacaatgtcaaaaccaaatcgtattgtttgatattatgttagtgttttCACCTTTCAgttatatctctaatacaccaatgaaaaactattaatagaaaaaacagttttaacatttttcttaaacaatgagaaaactcgaaattatataaaaccgaAAAGGACAAACTTCAAatccgcgcggtcgcgcgggtcatgatctagtttatattattaaactaaaaaCCACGTTGAGTTCACGTTGAGTTGTTAACTCGGATTTTATTTAGTGTTGTTAGGTGCTTCCTCAAGCTTCAACACAGTGTATCTTCTTGATCTTTGTGAAAACAACTTACGCCATGGGAACAAAGTTCTTAGCTCTGGGTTTGTCTCTGTGTCTTGTTCTATCAAGCTTCTATGGAGTTTCCTGCCAGGTACGATATACACAAAATACTCTTTCTTTAACAAATATCAATTGATTTCAAACGCATTGACTTTTGGTCTGTAGGATGAAGGAACTACAGGTTTGAATCTAGATTTAATCGAGCGTGAGTACCAAGGTAATCTTACGATATATTGTCTGAAGAAGCTTATAGTTATTGTTAGGTCAAAACTAAAGAAGCTAATATGAACACAAAATCTTGTAACGATAACAAGGAAATGATATTTGGTTGCAGATAATGTCAAGTCTCTCCAAGGCAACGAAGGAGAAGATCAGTGTAAgacatatctctctctctctctctgttgttTCAATTGTTCTGCAAATTACTATCTAAGATTAAGACTATTAATCTCTTTTTGTTGTGTATGTAATCTCATCAGCTGGTGGTCAGAAAAACAGTACAGTGACCGCTAATAAGACTATTTCTCTGTCTCTATCTGAAGAATCTGTGGAAACTCTTAAAGATTTTGCTGATACCTCATCTCAGGTCAGTTACTATCTATTGATTAGTTTGCTTGGATTTGGATTTTGGTTTAGGACGACTATAATCTAAAGATTCCTgtagagtaattcacttttaaGTAATTTCTTTTACTTTGGATCTATAGGTAGGAGCTGTTACTGATGAAGTCCTTACACCTTCCAGTATGTTGGACCATATCGAACTTGAGTTCCAAGGCAAGTCAAGGAcctttactctgtttttgttctgtttttttttctaaaagatgATTATGTTTCTACTAGAAGCTTGGATCAAAATCTTGACGTGAAagctttttttgtttcttttacagCACATATCAATGAACTTAAAAAGGCTGGATCTGATGGTATCAACAAAGTTGATGAATCTAAGGATGATGAAGAACTAggttagaaaaaacaaaaactcttCTTCATTCATCTAAGAACCCTTTTGATAAAGGAATGTTTCTTATGCTGCCTTTGTAGTTTTAGCTGCTCAGAGGAAGAAAATGATGGAAGAGATTGAACGCGAGTTCGAAGGTACCTTTAGATGTTTCTGTCTTACTTCACATTAGTTCTTGTAGACCAATGTTGTTGATAGATTCATACTGACTTTTGGTTATTTTCTTGTTTCACTATCTCATAATTACTTGCAGCTGCTGCTGCTGGATTTGAAAAACTCAAGATTGATGGTTCCACTCAAGGAAAAGATGATGAACAATGTTAGAAAATACATTCTTCCTCTAGTACTTGTTACTGATCATTTGGTTCTTCTTCTATATTCTAAGTTCAAGTTCTCTGTTTTCTATCCTTGTGTTATAGCTGCAATGAGACAAAGCATGCTTGACGAGATTGAACGTGATTTtgaaggtattttgacatactcaaatataatatatgtttaattaagTACTTGCAAGTCTAAAAATGTCAACTAACATTGTATCTTCTGTTTCATTTCTAACTTGAAGCTGCATCAAAAGGTCTTGAACAACTGAAGGCTGATGATTTAACCGGAGTCAATGATGCAGAACACGGTAAGAAAAACCTCTGACATGTTACTTTACTTGATGCCTTGTCTCTATTTACAGTAATATTGAGTAAggttttttgtgtgtgttgttaTAGCTGCAAAGAGACAGAATATGTTGGAAGAGATCGAAAGAGAGTTTGAAGGTATCTTAGTACTTAACCATAACTAGTGTTTTGTTAGGTAACTTCATTTTTACGTACCTTTACAAAACCATCTTAGACTCTGTTttatcctctgttttttttttcagaagcTACAAAAGGTCTTGAAGAACTAAGGCATTCCACTTCAAGCACAGATGAAGAATCTCACTGTAATATTTTCTCTCATTATATTTTCATGATACCTTACTCTCAGTTAGAGGACTCATAGCTCTCATTGTCTTATTATAGCTGCAACTAGAACAAGTATGCTAGACGAGATCGAACGTGAGTTTGAAGGTATCTTGACATACTCAGTTTTTGTCCTAATTGGTTCACATTCTGTGTGATGAGACCTCTTAGATTAAAGATTCggtttcatcatcatcttcttctacttcttctttCAGCTGCTACAAGTGGTCTTAAACAGCTAAAGATTAATGCTTACACTGTCCAAGATGATGATAAAGAACAAGGTAAGAAACTCTCATCTCTACtttgatactttttttttgtccctCATTCAGTTTTCTGAGATAGATACATGCTATATCTTGTTTACAGCTGGCAGGAGACAGAGTATGCTAGATGCAATTGAACGGGAGTTTGAAGGTAATGTGACTTACCAATCATCATATTCATATAGTATAGAGAATCTTTAACTCTTTCTTGGTTTCAAGAAGTTCTTAAAGAGTGTTTCCTCTCTTGCAGCCGTTACCGATAGCTTTAAACAGCTTGATGATCTTGCTGAGAACAAAGATGAGGGAGACCAATGTAAAATCCATTTAACCTTCTTGTGGTTGCTTTACATTTCTTGGAGTTTTAGTTCTCATACATATCTTTTTGTCTTTGTTATCAGCTGCAAAGAGGCAAAGTATGTTGGATGAGATTGAGCGTGAATTTGAAGGTACTTTACACATATCAGTATCCATGTTAATAAGCTATTGTGGTTCCtagatcaaaattttgaatcatttCCTCTGTTTTACCTTTGCAGCTGCTACAAGTAGTCTTAAGAAACTAAACCTTGAAGATTCCACTGAAGGAGATGACAGTGAACAACGTAGTGACTTGTGCTAAATACTTTATTCTGATCACTTTGCATCTTCCATACTATTCTGAAGAAtggttttatgttttgttaCAGATGCAAAGAGAAATATCATGCTTGAAGCTATTGAACGGGAGTTTGAAGGTTACTTTCACATAATACTAAACTCATTTGATGAATATTTCTCCTTCAAGaagataattttatatgttCTTACTTGCAGCTGCTACAAAAGGTCTTGGAGAGCAAAAGTCTAGTGATTCAACCGAAGGCAAAGATCATGATGAAC encodes:
- the LOC108807091 gene encoding TSA1-like protein, yielding MGTKFLALGLSLCLVLSSFYGVSCQDEGTTGLNLDLIEREYQDNVKSLQGNEGEDQSGGQKNSTVTANKTISLSLSEESVETLKDFADTSSQVGAVTDEVLTPSSMLDHIELEFQAHINELKKAGSDGINKVDESKDDEELVLAAQRKKMMEEIEREFEAAAAGFEKLKIDGSTQGKDDEQSAMRQSMLDEIERDFEAASKGLEQLKADDLTGVNDAEHAAKRQNMLEEIEREFEEATKGLEELRHSTSSTDEESHSATRTSMLDEIEREFEAATSGLKQLKINAYTVQDDDKEQAGRRQSMLDAIEREFEAVTDSFKQLDDLAENKDEGDQSAKRQSMLDEIEREFEAATSSLKKLNLEDSTEGDDSEQHAKRNIMLEAIEREFEAATKGLGEQKSSDSTEGKDHDEHLETRKSMLDAIEREFEAATKGHVEKTYKEEAETHRSSMLEEIEREYEAAASENTQTISTVQKTSGGSNSGFSSLLKSTDGVCGCFNQGKDGLKVDTDCSINIGEILAEESNFQGSETSSLTTSLNNLVHTHRQETTSKGRTDIVSSTSENIESLKLTLKKLHGLTARDLVNHPNFDEIIEAGTRYEVLSSASIGYISLLAKYKTVIKEGLEASQRVHIATTRAKLLKETAMEKQRAVDAEFAFAKTLAQGGDALSIKIFAIKKLLVKLEAEKLNIDLKFKSTETNLARLLKEASQAYEEYHVAVRKAKDEQAAEEFALETTKRAEHIWVEFLSSLN
- the LOC130503116 gene encoding NAI2-like protein — its product is MIKEPTITRNEAGSMGSHQHYETKQESTEDRLEYHESRTSSSGSSSGSGIRGSLPTGQSGRWRCINQDNNGGKGDDSIEIPNYEFNDIIKEESIEGYSSKTSSLITSLTEMVDKHKKRQWTDVKTGKVSTTVTSEKIKQLKMTLKKYVGLNVSELVNHSDYEKILTMASQYEELTAAKETYIWRLATYGTVIKESVKTSRRVETVQQRVTFYQNMVSERQKRVDSELELVKELAQKGDNLAVQIFAMKKAVSKLEARKKKLEIQFQMSVENLSSVLEESTHAYEQHRVVVREWKEVQASETYSRETVQTAHGLWVQFLKTIT